From a region of the Phragmites australis chromosome 21, lpPhrAust1.1, whole genome shotgun sequence genome:
- the LOC133903177 gene encoding vegetative cell wall protein gp1-like translates to MARLVSVLVALLAVAVAATAQAPGAVPAASPKHAPAPAPPKMAPLPPPPARAPTAASPMASPPAPPTETPVSAPSSAVPASSPVGAGAALSPSGGVLPPAAAPVAAAGFFSASASFVTVAGAVAAAVVF, encoded by the coding sequence ATGGCCCGCCTCGTCTCAGTCCTTGTGGCGCTCCTCGCCGTGGCAGTCGCCGCGACGGCGCAGGCACCGGGCGCCGTGCCCGCCGCGTCGCCGAAGCACGCGCCGGCCCCAGCGCCCCCCAAGATGGCCCCGCTGCCCCCACCGCCGGCCAGGGCCCCGACTGCCGCGTCGCCGATGGCctccccgcccgcgccgccgacGGAGACCCCCGTCTCCGCTCCCTCCTCTGCCGTCCCGGCGTCAAGCCCCGTCGGAGCCGGAGCCGCGCTGTCCCCGTCAGGAGGAGTTCTGCCCCCTGCCGCCGCACCCGTCGCGGCCGCTGGCTTCTTCTCCGCCTCCGCCAGCTTCGTCACTGTCGCCGGTGCGGTGGCCGCCGCAGTCGTGTTCTAG
- the LOC133902987 gene encoding uncharacterized protein LOC133902987: MSSLLRSFASLYCQKLRSTTRLGPSCNNVAARFPASDGRMFLASGEQHRGVREYRVTGGAADDTRRPAALALPCHHGQERTPFLTWVRIAIGSVLAAATPFLHSKWVAFLRIQSELEVVKDTAEVVAEVVEEAAVAAEKVSSEVAEQLPEGGKLRTAAVLVEHASKEVAEEAHLAQDIIHKVNEIEEGVKAMIEPFVDLGKHGQGKEQHKLRGK, encoded by the exons ATGTCGTCTCTTCTCAGGTCCTTCGCGTCGCTCTACTGCCAGAAGCTCCGCTCCACCACCCGCCTCGGACCGTCGTGCAACAACGTTGCAGCGCGCTTCCCGGCGTCCGACGGACGGATGTTCTTGGCCTCCGGCGAGCAGCATCGTGGCGTCAGGGAGTATAG AGTAACCGGCGGTGCAGCTGATGATACAAGACGGCCGGCAGCTCTAGCTCTGCCATGTCATCACGGACAAGAACGAACTCCTTTCTTGACCTG GGTAAGAATAGCGATTGGTTCTGTTCTTGCCGCCGCGACACCATTCCTGCACTCCAAATGGGTGGCATTCCTGCGGATTCAGA GTGAGCTGGAGGTAGTGAAAGACACGGCTGAAGTGGTGGCGGAGGTCGTCGAggaggcagcggtggcggcggagaaGGTGTCGTCGGAGGTGGCCGAGCAGCTTCCGGAGGGTGGCAAGCTGAGGACGGCGGCCGTGCTCGTGGAGCACGCGTCTAAGGAAGTTGCCGAGGAGGCTCACCTTGCACAAGACATCATCCACAAG GTCAATGAAATTGAAGAGGGCGTGAAGGCCATGATTGAGCCGTTTGTGGATCTTGGCAAGCATGGGCAGGGGAAGGAACAGCACAAACTCAGGGGGAAGTAA